One Aegilops tauschii subsp. strangulata cultivar AL8/78 chromosome 2, Aet v6.0, whole genome shotgun sequence genomic window, CGAAATTCTTCATCGAGAACATCATTGAATGGATGAGGTTGTATATTGGAAGCACTAAAACAGTCTTCGACTCGGCATATGCACTATCATGGCTCACATAGAGGTAATTGACAAGCAAGTTGCCTCCGATTACAGATGACTGACCCATCTTATTTTgccaatatccaaaaataataattctCCTGCCAAGATAACCGGCAAACTCAAACCTTCTAAGAAACCGAAAGATGGAGGGAATGGTGGATGAAATAATAGACGAAATGAGTCTGCTTGTATGTCTTCTGAATCTGATATTGCTGCATACGAGTGAAATGGTGGCCCAATCTGATGTCAAATAGTGTATAGCCTGCAGAACATCAAATAGAAGGAGAGCTCCCATAATTACGACTGTAACAGTAACATCAACCCTTCTTGTGCCAACCTCGATTATTGGGTTAAATGTGTTGACAGTTGGGGGATATGCAATCAAACATACTCCGGCAAAAGGTACGCAAATCAATTTGACAATAAGAGCAAAAAGGAAAGAGCCGTCAAAGGAAAGGAGAGTTGCATGCTTTGTGAAAAAGAAGTCATAGAGGAAGCCCAATTCTACTTCGATGACATGAAATGCTCTTGAGTAATGGTTGACTTGATCCACTTCCGGCAACAAACCCTCAAGTGCAAACTGGAGCGTCTTGGGTAGTCCGGCTTCAGCACAATCCAATCCAAAGTAGCGGCGGAGCAACATCTTAGACAGAGCAAACGAGAGGCATACATCTCTGAGCTGCTTGTTTACCAGGCTGTCACCATCAAATGTGTCCCAGATTGTCCCGATGGTGATGACACGATGGCCAACACGTGAGTTCCTTAGGTCATTAAAAGGAGGGCAGACAAGGTATTTGCAGCCGCTCATTGTGAAAGTCTCCTCTTGAGCAGCTCTAGATCTTGTGTTGACCTGAACCTGAGCCCTCATGTAGTCGGCTACTAATTTGCTGGGAGTAGAATTCGTCACCATCCAACCAGCAAGTACTCTGTGCAGATTGGCCATAAGCACCAGGCTCGTTAGCACACTAAGAGAAAGAGTAATTGGCTGGGTAGAAATTATTCGCTCAGGAATAGTAAGCCCTGGCCCAGCATGAAACAGCTTGAGTATAATGGCTAGGTACACAAAATACTGAAGGATCTCAAAGAGGTACCGCTTCCACTGCTTGTTGTCTTCGATATTATAAGCTGTGAAGGCGTTGGCACGCCCGGATGCCCAGAGGAGGATCACAGCCCAAACAGGATACAGCATGTTCTTCACGGGCGAGGTCACCATCTGACCAAGGGTGTATGTAATCAGAGGGAAGGAGACCGTGTAAGCTACCCAGAGAGTACCTTGTACAAACAAATGGCCTGACCGCCGGCGCCAAGGACCGAGCATGAGTTGCAGGAACAACATCGCGGCTGCCAGAACCACGAAAGCTTCATTCTGGATGACTATCTGCCGGGGATTCTCCAGGAAGGGGGACAAGGCCTCCAGCGCCTTCGTCCTGTTCATCGCAACTTGGTGACCATCCATGGTGACAGGATCCCAAGCTCACACTTTTCTCGTGGATCTTTGTTCGTTCCAGAGCTCGCGTAAGCCTGGCCCTTGGGTGTGGTATTTCCTACTGGTGCGTTTGAAGCAGGCACATATGTCTTATTTCTTCCCTCCGAGTTGTTGCCACTTATGAGTACAGCTAATCAAACTAATTTTAAAGGGTTACTGCTTCAGAGATCGTCTCCCCCAGCACGTGACTTCAAATTATAATAGCCGAAAGGGTTAAAGTTAGTGGTTACTCTTCGATCGGTGTAGAAAGAAAAGCAGCGCGGAATGTTATCACGTGCATAGCAAGTTGATGTTGTACTTATCTTGTCCTCTGTCGCAAAAAGCAAGTCATTTAACTTTTGTGAAGTCTGAATCATACAAATAAAAAaccaaatatcaatatctactgtaccaaagcaaatatcaatattaACTGATCTATTGGTAATGATTTGGAATTGTAGATGTTGACCTTTCTATATATAAACATGATCAAAATTATAAAGAATGGCTTCAGGCAAAAGTTAAAGGACCGTAACAAATTGTACTCTGGCTAGATAAAAGAGGGAGCCCATACCATTGAGGTACCAAGAAACACCAAATCAGTTCTAACAGGATCCATCCAGAGTTCTGCCTTATTTGGATGTGAATCATTCTTTTCACCATTAAAAAGGTAGAGATTCCGACATAACTCTTTAGAAGAGTATTCATCCATTTAATCACATATTCACGTGTAGCCATGCACTGTACTTTCAATATTTAAAGGTGACTTCAATATGCTTTGGGACATAGTTGTGGACAAAAGGCTCCCATCTTTTGATGCCGTTCCACCACCCAGCAGGTGACCAGCACGTGCTGTACCTCTGTTGCACACTAGAATCGAGCAGTCAAAACAAAAACAGGTGAGTGCTTGCAGTTGAATTAAACAATCGATGAGGTCCTGAGGCTTTGAAATTCCTTTTAGACAATATCTGTTAGGTTGCCAGTACATCAGTTGTTGAAATGAAGGTGGGGAGAGGATACTCAACTAAATTGGAGAAGATCCTATGGTAACAGATGACCCGAGAGCTTCAAAATATATATGTTCTGGAGCATAACTCGGCTAGTCCTAAAACTACAGTCAATTGCTTTCAATATAAAGAAGCTCATTCTTAATCAACTGCTTTTGTAGTTCACATTTTTTGTTCATTCACATGGCTCTGTTTACACGGCTTACACAGCTGCATACAATCTGAACATGCTTGGATATAACAATGCAAATAGAACTACACCAAGACCAAATAATAAGCAAAACCAAGCTGACATGGAAACGAAATTGTAATATTGTACTGGAACATgattgcaaaaaaaaaaaggGAAACAGTATTGCTGAAGTCAAATTTTCTTAAATTTGATCAAATTTATTGAAAAAAAACATCAATATCTACTGTAACAAATAAATGCAATATGAGAGGTTCCCCAACTGAATTTTCATTGAAAGTTGGCCTGAAGCCAGATGTTCAACAGTACAAACAGGGGACAGAGGGAGTGTTTTACAGAGTTACAGGGGGAGCTGGAGGAGAAGACAGTGCAGCCATATGCATCCGGCGTCGGCGCGGCGAAGAAGGGGGAGGCAGCGCTTCCATAGGGGCGGGCGGGAGACTCTCGAACACCTCCGCATTGCGCTGTTTCCAGAGGTGCCGGCAGCAGAGAAGCAGCAAGGTGTGAGCAGAGGCGACCTGGAGAGCCGCCGGCTCAAGATATGAACACAAATACGGAGTATTTTTCATGATGAAGGAGACATCGCCGGAGAGGGACCGCCTCTGCCTTCTCGCGACGCCGGAGCCCTGCGCCCCGGACGCCGGACGGCGGCTAGGTTTTCCTCTCTCGGTCGGAGTCGGCCGAGTTGGCTGAAATGTGTGGCGGGCTACTGGAGAAGAGGCCTCCAGCCTAACTGGGCTTAGTTCTGATTACTTCCTTGGGTATTGGGCCACTGGGTTAAGCGGGTCTCTGAAAGAACTGTGGTCGTTCTGTCTCTCACAAAAAAAAGTGCCAGTACCcctaaaaaaattaaaaagtgCCAGTGCTGCTAAAAAAAAGTGCCAGTTATTTGCAATTTAAAATTCTTGTGTATATGATTATTCTTTCTAGTGGATATGATTATAAATAATGTCTGTTtttagggaaaatgtaaaacaaGGGCTGTTTTTAGGGAAAACGTAAAATAATTGGTTCTAAAATAAGGAGTATTTTCAGGGAAACTTTAAAATAATATTTTGCAAAATAAGGGCTGTTtttagggaaaatgtaaaacggttTGTTGTAGAGTAATCTATGGCACATTTTGCACGGGACTGAATAAAATTCTTTTCTTTGGCTTTGTGCATAAACAGCGTGTCCCTTTTGAACCACCTTGCGATACCTAGCACGTCCCTTCACAAAAGCAGCTCCAAAACAAAAGATCCCGACGCCGAAATCGAATCACAAACATGGCAACAAAGGAAACATTTATAACCAATCTGCCAATTTGCCTAGCGTAAACCAATCAATAGATACATTTTGCAGTCACCCACAACAGCGCGTATGGTATGGTACAGAGGAATTTCCCATCGAACCAACTTGTGCCGATCCGATGATCAGCGTAACGGCTCCTACCTTTTCCGGCCTGCCAGCTCCGCGGAACAAGCGGCACACCCGCTTGTTCCGTAGAACTGGAAACCCTAGATTTCACACGAGGTTTTTGAAGTCTTTACTTCACACACGGGGGCATTAACCCAACGAGTGGTCATGTGAAGGTTTAACCGAGCACTGAAGTTAAACTTCCCTTTCATTCAGAGAATCTGCCACTCGTCTTCTCCTGTTTCGCCCGAGCCATCAAGGTCCTCCGCGTCGATGTTGTCGGAGACGCCGTAGCCTGAACAGCCGGACCCATCATCCTGGTTGTACATCTGTTTCGACGGCTGAACTGACTGCACGACAGTGAAGAGCGGTGCTCCGTTCGCCTGCTCTGCCAACTCCGAGGCCCGAGAACAGAAATCATCAAAGTCATCTGCATACAAGAAGTTGGAAAGAAATAAAAAGGTTAAGAGACTAAAATTTGGATGACCCGACTCATGAATCTGAGGGACAGAAGTTCACCTTTGTCACGGCAGTAAAAACCAATTGCCAGGGATGGATCTATCAGGTCTAGAGGCATATCACGGACGGTGCTGTTCAAGAGTTGATACACGGATTAGGGTTTGGCCGTTTGAGAACGGAAAGGAAACTGAACAGTGGAACCATCTTAACCGGCTGTAACTAGAATGGTGCACATACCTGCAGTGGTATGAGGAAGTGTCCGCCTCCAAGTTATCAGATGCTATGTTAACTGCCTGACATTAAAGAGCAGTCCGGTATTAACACCATAGCTGAAAAGTCAAATGCCCCAAAGCACAGATGATACGCGTAACAACTTGATATGATTGTTGATAGAAAATGGCATTCCAACTGAACAAGAGACGGCAGAAATAGATATCCACAGGAAATATGGATCGGACTAAAATCAACAGAGTGGAACAAACTAAATATATGCTGAAGattaaaaaagaaaagaattctacATGTGTGCAACATAGTGAAATGAACCCTCAGACAGCCTATTGTGCTATTTTCTTTCCCTGGATACctgttctatcgttttcctcgaGAGGAAGTCAGCTTTTCGTGCACTGATAAGTGATAACAATAATTGTTTGCGACTCCAGAATTTATGGGACAAATGTTGAAATCTAACACAAATGATTCTGAACTACAGAGTGGACTAGCCAAGCCAATAAAAGCAATAAATGCCTTTCTCAGCAGGGCATGCACATAACAGGATCCCAAAATGTGATAGTTGGTTGCTAGTAGTGATGACAGCATGCATAATAGACACTACTACTAACTCATTGAATAGGAGGATGGAGCTGAGAGCTCCGTTCAAAGGAACCGATTAGTTCAGTGGTGCTAAATTAAACTCTAATTATAGATATAACAAATAGCATATCATGTTTGCATTCCATACAGCTTATAGATCAGATTGCAATATTCACCGAAGGTACAAAAACTACAAGCCTGCAACATTTGTGAAAATGATGTCTGTATGTGCTAAATAACTGAAAAGTCTGTAGTTTTTACCATCTGAACCTCATGGGGATCTAGGTAGAGTGCCCTGTCATCCTGCACCCCAGCAATGTAAGTTGATGCTCCAGGTTTTCCACCTAAAATGCCCAAGCTTTGAGGAAATGTGAATGTCTCCTTTAGTAGTGGGATGTACCTGATAGTATGTCCCATGGCAGAAAAAGGTTAAAATTAGAATAATTTCGTACCAAAGCCATCAATAAAACATTTAGTATTCAGGGGCACCCCTACTCATAACCTAGTCTAATTGATAGCTCTCACAGGTCAAAAGATTAATTTGCCTCTATCTGATGAAGATCAGGAAAACTAGCCGCGAAAACAGAGTATAAGGAGTATTTTAGAAGTAACAGAAATGTAATCAAGTAATTGGTAGGTTAGCAAGGCATTTCACCATTTGTATTTCTAGTTTTACAGAGGATGAACTAGCCATCAAAACAGAGTATAAGGAGTATTTTAGAAGTAACAGAAATGTAATCAAGTAATTGGTAGATCAGCAAGGCACTTCACCATTTGTATTCCTAGTTTTACTGAGGATGGCTATCAGATAGTATGTGACACCATGGCAGGAAAAGGTTAAAAATAAGAATAATTTCCTACCAAGCCATCAATGAAAACATTTAATATTCAGGGGCGACCCCCTATGCATAACCTAGTGTCCTAGTCTAGTTGATAGCTGTGAAGGATTGGAAGATCAATATGCCTCTATATGATTAAGATCAGCATCAGGATTACTAGCCACCAAATCAGATTATAAGAAATTAAGAACAGTGTCTTGTGTATGTATTTTAAATAACAGAAATATAATCACGTAACTGGTAGGTCAGCAAGGCACTTCTCCATTTATATTCCTAGTTTTATTACTCAGGATGACTATAAGATAACCAAAAATATATACAGGAACCGCCAAAGCACAAAAGAAGTAGTGACTCGCTGATTACCTTGGATTAATTTTGTCAAGACCAAGAACCAGAGGAACCAACAAAAGAATAGGCGACCATGCTGATTGATCCTTGTTGAAATCATAGCAAAGCTGAGCAGCAACATCAATGCAAACAACTGGAGCTCCACCTCTttcaccatcttcatcacccgAGACCACATAGAGCGCCATAGGAAAACTTTCATTCCTATTTATAACTTCAGGTTGCTCTCTGTTTGTGCGGATAAGGGTTTGCCATGCCCGACACATAGCATATGGACCCACCCATGATCCAGCAGCCAGACCGTAACTCTTTCCAGCTTGAAGTAAATTGTGAATGGAGAAAGCGCAGACTTCAGAATCACCGAACAGGTGTAAGATCCTTGTATGTTCTGGGTCAGATGGCTGCATATGAACATTGACCACAATAAGAAACCCTACATTAAGAATTAAAAGACCACCATCACCTACTGTAACTGAATAGGAACACTTCAATTTTGCCTTTCGCATAGTGAGCAGCTCTATGAGATCAGAACAGGGAAGTCCTGTATCTTACACTCTGTGCGGGCTTTCTCCAAGACCTTCCAAGATGATGAAAAATCAGTGCCTGCAAAAAAAGAAGTGTGTCCAAAGCCCAATTTAGTAACAGCGCTACAGCAGCAGTGGTCAGTTAAGGAGGGGTTTCAAAACAAACAAATCAAGTGCAGACTCACCTGTGCAACCAGCATCTGACTGCTTCTAACCATGCAACCCCAGTTGACATCACTTGTGAGCTTGGAATCAGATATGGCATCAAAACCTGTGACCAAAAAAATGATCATGTCAACAGCTCGCCACCAACTCTGCCACATTGATAGTTTTAGTATAGACATTGTTCTGTAAACAAGAACAGGCCAAACTAACCTTTCCTGTAGGTGATCCATACCCTGGACGAGAAGTCCTCCAAGAACGCAGCATGCCCGCCCTCAGAATCCGAGTCACTCGACGACTCCTCGGATGACAGCTTGTAGCATTTTCCAAGGAACCAGACGTCGGCGGCGGTCAGAGCCTTGCCGCATCCCAGGAAACGCCACATGGAGCCGCCACCCACAAACCGCCTCAGAACCCTCGACCAAGCATAGGACCCGGAGGCGTGACCCCCTGACCTGCCTGACTGATCCTGGTCCGGCTCGAAGATGGTGAGAACGCTCGAGAGGATAGACGCCTTGCACTGCTTCGGGCTGCCGTCCTTCTTCTGCTCCTCTGAGGCGGAAGAAGCCGAAGAAGAAGCTACGGCAGCGTCCCCCTCACACGACGATGACGACGTAGGATTGGATGGCGGTGTTGCACCCCTCTCAGGCAAGCTCGTCATTACCTAGCGCGGCATGTGTGCGTCAATCACGTCATCAGGCACCCACAATTTCCTACAGATGCAATCAGACAAGCAGGCATCAGAAGTCAGAATTGCAGCCTCCTTCCTTCTAACTTAGAAGAATGTGGTCAGAACTCAGAACTAGTATAAAAATAAACACAGGCCAGAGGTTTACTAACACCAGCACGCGGAGAAGCTCGGATACATGACCTACCTAGTACCTATATGCCATCCACAGACTTAGCTTAGCATTTAACTCTAACTGGGGACAGACAGGGCAACCCAAGGGAGTAGGACGAACAGGTTACAAGCAATCGCAATTGAAAAATGTGTGCGCGCATCGATCAGCTACCCGCAGTTTCCTACCAATACAATCATACAATCCAGGCATCAGAAATGAGAAGTGCAGCCCTCTTCCTTGTAACTCAGAACATGGTCAGAACTCAGAACTAGTATAAAATAAGCACAGGCCAAAGTTTAACAGCAGCACGCACCACGCCGAGAAGCTGATGCTTGGATACATGAGCTACCTACACGCCATCGACAAACTCAGCTCAGCCAGTACTCGTAATTGGGGACAGACAGGGCAACGCAGGGCAGGGCAGTAGGACGAACAGGTTACGAGCATCCATCCGCAATTGACTAGATCATCGTTCGCTGGCAGTAGCAGCAGGCAGCACGAAAGGAAATCGAAACCGGAGCAATCCAGCATCCCGCGGAGGGGAGCGCAGCTGGGACATGGCAGCAGCAGGAGAGAGAAGGGGAGAAGGGGAGGGGagaaggaggggaggggagggtgAGGGGTCGGCTTACCCGCCTGCAGCGATCCGAGGCGCGGGGAGAGGACGGCCGGCGGCGAGGGATCCGGGCGGCGGAGGGCGCGAGGCGGAGGGGGGAGAGGTGGcgtggcggaggaggaggcggggtgGGGAAGGAAGGGGGGAGGGGAGAGATGGGGACGGCGAGTCCTTGGGGGTGGCTTGGCTTGGCTAGCTGCGCAGCTGCgggaggagaggggagggagGGGTAGGTAGGCGGACCTGGACGGGCCCACCGGGCAGCGGACCCGAATCCAAACGTGCTGGCGCTTGGGTCCGGGCGGTGCCGTGCGTGCGGGCGGATGCTTTCCCGTAAGGTTTTCGTCCCTctattattttatttttgttttgtttgtGGGGGAGAATCTGCAGCTGCACTGCACGGCACGGATTCCTCCCCGTTCCGTCCCGTTTCCTCAACAGCGACGAGGGGAGGAGACGATCAATGGTGAGGGGGCGCCGGCCGGTGTGGTGTGGTGAAATGTATCCAGTCGCAAAATGCGCGCTTATATAatataattttatttttttgcgGGTGAACTTTGTATTACTCAAGTGGGATCAATGCCACGGTCTGCATTACAAAGCTCAATAACTTCTGGCACGCCAGAGTTAAGCCAAACGACAGTTCTACTCTGAGTTCTAGCAAACTTAGCCAAAAAATCACTAACACTATTCTGACTACGATGAACAAGACTAAAAGTAATCATACGAAGGCTCCTCATATGCTTGATTTCCTTCACCAGTGAAGAGAAGATTGATCTATCAGTTGACTCGTCAATGATCATGCTCACAGCTTTTCGGGAATCCATCTCCACATGAATAGGAAACTCCCTTCTCTGAATGGCAATTGAAAGCCCTTCCACACATGCACTGAGCTCCGCTTCCAAAGCGTTTCTGCGGGAAAAAAGCTCCCTGCACGATGTGTAGATAATCTGACCCCTATTATCCTGGAGCACCATACCAGCACCTGCGCTTCCATCAACTGACCAAGAACCATCTGTGTTAAGTTTAGTCCAGCCCTACATTGGTAACACCCAAGGGATGCACCGAGGCGTACGTGATATCACAAGTGGTTCATGTAGATGATCATAAGAGACCACATGCTTCCCCTTAACCAGATCCTCGTCGGAGTACTTAAGTGATAAGAGCGAGTCCAAGTAGCTCATGAGGAACCGCTTGGACACTTCCATGGGTAACGGATCGTCCTTGTTGTGAATCACTTCATTACGGTTATGCCATACCCGCCACAGTGTCATCATTAGCATGCACCTATCCATCTCAGGGAGTGGATGGAGCGCCTCCAATGGCCATTCAGTACCCGTATTCTTCATTTCCTCCAGCGGTGGCAAACGCCAAACAATTGACAAGCATTCCCACAGTTGCACCGCAAAAGGGCATTTACAAAGTGCATGAAATGTATCTTCCTCTTCCCGCTCGCAGATTGGGCAGATTCCCGAAGTTTCTAAGTTACGTTTATTCTTGTTTTGCCAAGTTGGCAGGGAGTGTTCACCGCTGCACGCCATGCAAAGTTTTTTTTACTATTGGAGGTACAAAACTTTTCCAAATAAGTTTCCAGCAGGTCCGATGTCCATCCGGAGCTGAGCTCGAAGATTCTGCAGTAGATCCATGTGTCTCTTCAAAAGCTAAGGTATATGCCGACTTGACTGAAAAAACACCATTTCCAGCCGGCCCCCATGCAAGCACGTCATCGCCTAGCCACGGCGATGCTCTTATTTTCAGAATCTCCTGCACATCACATGGTAGGAAGGCTTCCTGGAGCAGATTGTAATTCCATGATCCATTCTCGCGTAGAAGCTGTGACACGAAACAGTAGTTGCATGTACCCTGAACTGAGATTGGCCTATATGAAAAAGGCCTAGGGATCCAAGCGTCCCTCCATATACGAATACTCCTTCCGTTTCCAACTCTCCATATTAAACCTTTCTTGAGCAGATCTAGGCCATGGCTGATTGTAGTCCAAGTTGAGGAAGCATTGCCCGAAAAAACCGTGTCCTCCAACTTGCCGTTTGGATAGTATTTACTTTTCAACAGTCTTGCACACAAGCTATCAAGCCTAGTTAGCAATCTCCAGGCCTGTCTAGCTAGAAGGGCCTGATTGAACATGCGATAATCTCTGAACCCTCCACCCACTTTGCTCTTTGGCTGTTGTAATTTCTGTCAAGATTTCCAGTGTACTTTACGCTGTCCTTTAGCGGCTCCCCAATAGAAATTCATGACCATCTCCGTGAGATAATCGCAAACAGCGAAGGGTAGTTTAAAAACTCCCATGATGAAAACTGGTAGTGCCTCGGCCACGGATTTAATTAACACTTCCCTACCAGGTTGGGCAAGATGTCCATCCCCCCATTGGATCAGTCTCTTCATAAGTTGTGCTTGTAGGTTTTGAAACCGACCTTTAGACATTCTTCCATTAGGGGTTGGAAGCCCTAGGTACTTCTCATCAAAGCCTGTAACTGTCACATTTAGATCTTCTCGGACGTTCTCCTGAGAGTTAACCGGACATGCTTCTCCAAACATGATAGAGCATTTATTATAATTTAATAGTTGACCAGTGGCATTTGCATAGAGATCAAGGCAGGACTTAACTTGTTCAGCTTGCGCCCGTGACGCCTCGAAGAACAGAAGCGTGTCATCCGCAAACAAAAGATGTGAAATACCCGGCGAACGTCGACAAAATCTTTATTGGAGTAACCAATCCCACTTCTACATTCTGTCTTAGAATTACAGAAAGACCGTCAGCAACGAATAGGAGCAAAAAGGGGGAGAGTGGATCACCTTGCCAAAGACCACACGATGGTGCAAATGAATCCAAGAGGGTTCCGTTGAATCTCACAGAATATTTCACCGATGTGACACAAGTCATAATCCAGTCAATCCATCGACGAGCAAAACCCAGCTTTTGCATCACTTGCCCCAGGAAGTTCCAGTCTACCCGATCATAAGCTTTTGACAGGTCAAGTTTGTATGCACAAAAGCTTTTTTGGATCTTTTTCCTACTTAATATAATGGATGCATTCGAAGGCAATCAACGCGTTATCAGTGATCATCCTGCCGGATACAAAGGCACTTTGTTCAGGTGAGATAATAGCATCCAGCAGAGGCCTCAACCCGTTCACAAGACATTTGGAGACCAGCTTGTAAATCACATTACACAGACTAATGGGCCTATAATCAGAAAGCTTTGTGGGATTACCAATTTTTGGAATTAAGACAATAGAAGTATCATTAACCCCTTCTGGCATCACTCCCATGCTGAAAAACTCTTTGACTGCCTTAACAATATTTTCCTGCAAAACATCCCAGTTGTGTTAGAAAAATCTCGCCGGGAACCCATCCGGCCACGGTGCCTTTAAAGGTCCTATCTGAAAAAGAGCATCAAATATCTCCTGATCGGAGAAATCAGCACAGAGTTTGTCATTTTCATCATCTGTTATTACCGCATGAAAGAGGTCCACAACCGTTGCGGCATTTAATGTTGAATCAGCTGtgaaaatatttttaaaataagAGGTGGCCATGTTACACATATTTTTGAAATAAGAGGTGGCTTATATAATATAATGATGAAACGAAGGGCAACATTACTTTAACAGGATGTCTTgcattttcaaattccaaaaggCATCATTAAACACAAATATAACTCCTTTCGCGACAATAACAACGACTTTGGTTTGGAATtctaagtgtgtgtgtgtgtgtgttgcggCGATTCTTTGGGGTGCCATATCTGGAAATCCACCTCGATCCCTCGTTGGCACCTTTTGTTTCTTTTTCCTTTGGATACTTAAAAACGATTGAAAACGGTAAAATTTGACTGCACCATTTTGGAAAGCTTGGACATTATTGCTAAGTTGGACAAGCTATCATGTATAGAAGTGCACGTCGATGATAACAGAGGCATAAATCCTTATCAAGGTCCTTGGGCTCCCTAGAAAGAAAATCTCAAGGGTGCAGTTTAGCCAAACTCATCAAATTTTCTAAATTAAAATCACGAAATGGTGTACCCATATTTGGAAAAGTACTAATTGAATAAATCGGATTCTCCCAAAAAAAACTTACACGGAGAACCGATTTTTTTTCATAAGAATATAAGCAACTTGGGAGTACTTTTTTTTACTAACTAATCTTGGTATAGTTAGTGCATTTTCTTCATGATTCCTTGGGCAAGGATGGTGAGCGATGCCTGACTAGCGACTAGGTTGGCGTTTCACGGATGCTTGAGCTTGACCGGTGGTGGCTTGAGTGCAGGCTGCAGCGTCGACGCGTCGGCCATCCGCTGCAGTGGACTCGTTGCTAGGTCGTGGGGAGCGGAAAGGGTCGACCCACAGATGTGTGTGCGACTGTGTGTATAGATCAACAAATTTTCATTCTCTTGAGAAAGT contains:
- the LOC109764452 gene encoding cysteine protease ATG4B produces the protein MTSLPERGATPPSNPTSSSSCEGDAAVASSSASSASEEQKKDGSPKQCKASILSSVLTIFEPDQDQSGRSGGHASGSYAWSRVLRRFVGGGSMWRFLGCGKALTAADVWFLGKCYKLSSEESSSDSDSEGGHAAFLEDFSSRVWITYRKGFDAISDSKLTSDVNWGCMVRSSQMLVAQALIFHHLGRSWRKPAQSPSDPEHTRILHLFGDSEVCAFSIHNLLQAGKSYGLAAGSWVGPYAMCRAWQTLIRTNREQPEVINRNESFPMALYVVSGDEDGERGGAPVVCIDVAAQLCYDFNKDQSAWSPILLLVPLVLGLDKINPRYIPLLKETFTFPQSLGILGGKPGASTYIAGVQDDRALYLDPHEVQMAVNIASDNLEADTSSYHCSTVRDMPLDLIDPSLAIGFYCRDKDDFDDFCSRASELAEQANGAPLFTVVQSVQPSKQMYNQDDGSGCSGYGVSDNIDAEDLDGSGETGEDEWQIL